TTAACGATAAGATATGGAGAAAAGATCGGCTACGAGCAACCCATGAGATCTCTAGAAGCGCAAAATCCAGAGCAAGCAACCAGATCCACCACAATCCCCACTCTAGAATACATATGGCAGCAGCCATCCTCTCTACACACCATAATCTTCAGCTTGTTGATAGCGTTCTCCTCGGCTTCACTAGCCTATCTAATCTTGAACCATCTGTTAAAAAAGTGAAGACTGGTGCCCATATAACCCTCTTCTCGAAGATATCTGTAAATTTTTCTTATGCGCGTGAGTTTGATTTGAATAGGAAGGGTAAGGAGGTCCTCGTTAGCCTTACTCTAGATTACGTGTGTTCGTTCTTAGCTATTATATAGGTTGATGAATTGATCGACAAATAATCAACTATCGCAACTAGATGCGAGCTTTGTTAGATTGCATCTTTTCCCATTTCTCCAGTTCTTATTCTGATTACTTCATCTACAGGTAGAATAAAGATTTTTCCATCGCCGACTTTTCCAGTGTAAGCTTTTTCTCTCAGAATATTGACGACTCTTTCAACGTCCTTATCTTCCACAACAACCTCTAATTTGATCTTCGGTAGCAAGTCAACTCTGTACTCCTTTACACCACGCCACTGAAGAGCGATTCCTTTCTGCCGCCCTCTACCCTTCACTTCATAAACCGTAAGCCCTAGGAAGCCTTCTGCTGCTAAGGTATTCTTCACTTCATCAAGCCTCTCGGCTCTAATGATCGCTTCAACCTTCTTCATTCACAACACTCCCGTCTGTCAAAAAGATGCATAAGCTTTCTCACCGTGTTGAGAGATGTCAAGACCAACGTCTTCCTCTTCAGGCTTAACGCAGAAACCTAACCCAATATCAAGAGCCTTAAATATGAGCAGGGACACGGTGAAAGAATAGACCCAAGCGGCCGCTACACCTATTAGTTGAATGCCCAGTTGCTCAACTCTACCAAAAAGCAGCCCATCCACACCCCCTAACGCCTTTTCAGCGAAGAGGCCAGTTGCTATAGCCCCCCACGTTCCGCCTATACCATGCACACCCCACACATCAAGAGAGTCATCAAGCTGCCTTCGAACCCTAAACGCTGCCGCAACGTAGCAAAAGAAGCCTGCTCCAACACCTATAACTATTGCGGAAAGAGGGTTCACAAATCCGGCTGCGGGTGTTATTGCAACCAACCCAGCAACAACACCAGCCATCGACCCTAAAACGCTTGGCCTACCCCTAAAATACCAGCTCATAAGCATCCACGTAAGCCCAGCTGCGGCAGCTGCGGTATTAGTGACCATAAAGGCATTGGTAGCTGATAATCCTGCGGTCAACGCACTACCCGCATTAAAGCCGAACCATCCGAACCAGAGTAACGCTGTACCGAGTGCTACAAAGGGGATGTTATGAGGCTCCATAGCGACAGAGCCGAAACCTATCCTCCGACGTAGTACGAAGGCTGACGCTAAAGCAGCGGCCCCAGCATTTACGTGAACAACGGTTCCGCCTGCGAAGTCGAGGACGCCAAGCTGCCTTAACCACCCATTACTACCCCATACCCAGTGGGCGACAGGATCATATACGAAGGTAGACCAAAGCAGTATAAAGATGATGAGTGTGTTGATCTTCACCCTCTCAGCGAAGGCTCCTACGATTAACGCTGGCGTAATGACGGCGAACATTGCTTGGAACATTATGAAAGCTGCGTGAGGAATAGTAGCAGCATAGGTCGGATTCGGATTCAAGCCAACGCCCTGCAGCCCCAACCACTCAAGCCCTCCTATGACCCCTCCAAATGAAGAGCCGAAAGCTAATGTGTAACCCCAAAGAACCCATTGAACGCTGATCAGCATAAGCATAAGAAAGCATTGCATTATTATTGAGACGGCATTCTTCTGTCTAACCATCCCCCCGTAGAAGAAACCTAAACCTGGTGTCATAACCATTACCAAAGCCGTAGCCATTAATACCCAAGCTGTGTCACCCGAATCCAAAGCTGTCTCACCCCACCTTCATCATTAAGTTTGGTCGAGTACATTGGCGAAGGAGAATCAATCTATTACACGCACTTCCCCTATGTACCGCCATCTCTGCGCTACTCATCAAACATCCATCCACTACCATCAAAGACAATCATTTATATAGTTTATCTTCATAATGTCTGAACAATCGTCTACAGTAAAAGGAACAAACTGAATATATAGATAGTAATTCGTTTGCATAGCGGCTCAACCCTCTGTTTACAATGGTTGAAAGCTCTAAAGAGGGCGCTCATATCCGGATAACATTAGTTGGTGAACTTTGCATCGAGCAGATGACTTGTCAGCTGCGAGGTATGCTCTTAAACTAAGTTTCTGATAATCTATCCGCTGCTCGAGATTATGGTGTATTTTGATGTAAGGGTCTCCTCAAGTGTTTGGTGTGGCAGGTTAAATGTTATCACATAATCCTGTAAGATCGGCCCTAATTCACGTTCTTCTTCGGTGTTGAGTTCACGGTATTCAGATGATGGAGGTTCGGCGTGTGCTGCGGTGTAGAATCTTCTGATGCGCTCAAAGGCTGGGGTTGGAAGCTCCTCTCTTAGTCTGTAATATGAAAAATCCGTTTTGGAGACTATTTTCAGGTAGGTTGATTGTTCCAACACACCTTCCTCCACTAACGATGAAAGATATAGTTGTATGTCTTCTTTCGGCGGCTGTACACCTATTGTAGAATCGTCAACCCTACTTCTTATATAGATTCTTCCCCCAACCAAGCCGCTTGCTATATAGTTTCCCACGACCCTCCTTCTTGAAGACCGCGCCAACCCCAATATTATAATCACGCCTCCAGCCATATACTCACCTAAGTAGTCATCTGCACCTCCCCCTATGATAAAGTACGGTCTTCTATCCAGATACTCCCTCATCTGTATACCAGCCCTATTACCAACGCTTCCTCTAACAAACACCACGCCACCCTGCAGAGCTTGAGCTGCCACATCCCTCACATCCCCGTAGACGATAACTCTACCGCCGTGCATGGTATCAGCTACGTCGTCGCCACAGTTACCTTGCACAATGAAGTTTATACGCTGATTGAAATTCGCCAGACAGTCCCCGACAGTCCCTATAAGCGTAATAGTTGTTCCTTCCGGAGCTAGGGCTGCAATATTTGCACCTATGAATCTGTGCCCAAGCACGTTCAAAACCCTTATCCTCCTCCTACCCTTCCTCACCTCATCTAGGATCATCTGATTCAACTCGA
This genomic window from Nitrososphaerota archaeon contains:
- a CDS encoding ammonium transporter, encoding MATALVMVMTPGLGFFYGGMVRQKNAVSIIMQCFLMLMLISVQWVLWGYTLAFGSSFGGVIGGLEWLGLQGVGLNPNPTYAATIPHAAFIMFQAMFAVITPALIVGAFAERVKINTLIIFILLWSTFVYDPVAHWVWGSNGWLRQLGVLDFAGGTVVHVNAGAAALASAFVLRRRIGFGSVAMEPHNIPFVALGTALLWFGWFGFNAGSALTAGLSATNAFMVTNTAAAAAGLTWMLMSWYFRGRPSVLGSMAGVVAGLVAITPAAGFVNPLSAIVIGVGAGFFCYVAAAFRVRRQLDDSLDVWGVHGIGGTWGAIATGLFAEKALGGVDGLLFGRVEQLGIQLIGVAAAWVYSFTVSLLIFKALDIGLGFCVKPEEEDVGLDISQHGEKAYASF
- a CDS encoding P-II family nitrogen regulator; protein product: MKKVEAIIRAERLDEVKNTLAAEGFLGLTVYEVKGRGRQKGIALQWRGVKEYRVDLLPKIKLEVVVEDKDVERVVNILREKAYTGKVGDGKIFILPVDEVIRIRTGEMGKDAI